From Rhodococcus sp. B7740:
CGTCGAGCTCGCGGGTGACCGCTGCGGTGTAAGCGTCGTCGGTGGGCGGGTCGATGGTGCCGAACATGACGTCCTGCCACACCATGATGCCCAGTTCCGCACACAGGGACCAGAATTCGGGCTGCTCGTACACCAGGGTGCCGACGATGCGCACCATGTTCAGGCCCGCCGACCGGAGCTGCTCGAGTGCCGCCCGCAGTTCGGGCTCCGGCGACCACAACCGCACCGGGTCAAGCGGGGTCCAGGTTCCTCCGCGACAGAAGACGTTCTCACCGTTGACCGTCAGGACCGCGCCGCCGGCCGTGCGGTCCAGGTCGACCGTACGAAACCCGACGACGCCCATGGGATGCACGACGCCGTCCACCTCGAGCGCGACGCGATAGGTCCGCGGTCGGCCGTGAGTGTGGGGCCACCAGAGTTCGACATCGGGTAGCGTCACCGACCGGTCGATGTGCTCGACGGTTCCGAGTTCGACCGTGTGAACTCCGGACACGGTGTCGTCGATCATGATTCGAGCCGCCCCTGGAGCATCGAGCTCGGCGCGCAGTGTGACGATGCCGTCCGTACCCGATACCGCCGTCGACAGGGCGACACGACGAACGTCGGGGATCACCGACATCGACACCGGGCGCCACGGTCCGACCGGTACCGGAAGGGGCCCGTACACGGGTGCGCGTCCGAGCATCGTCGTCCGCTCGTGCCTCAGCCCTTGCGCGGCGATCATCGACGATCGCCAGCGACCGCGTGCGCGTCGAGACTTCAGATGCGCACTCAGCGATTCGATGTGGACGGCGATGGCGACGGTGTCACCGCAGTCCGTCAGATCGAGAGTCTCGGGAACGAACATCGACGTCACGGTTCGGTGGTGGACGCCGTCGATCCAGATCTGGGCACGGGTTGCGATGCCACCGAATCTCGTTCGCACCCGGCGATGGTCACCGGTGGGGACATCGGCGACGAACCACCAGTCGTGATCGTCCGGATTCACTGCCAGTGAGCTTCCGAGCGCGGTGGCAACCGTGCCCGGCACCACCGCGTCGATCCAGTCGAGATCGTCTCGTAGGTCGCGGGGGTCGAGAACGGAACCGGCGTCGGTTCGGGCCAGACGCCACCGAACGCCGTCGAGCAGATCGATCACGTGCCCAATGCACCCGCAACGATGTCCATGGCCGCCATCCAGTTCTTGCTCATCTCGATCAGCGGCTCGTCGAGCACCACGTCCCGGCCACGTGCTGCGCGTGCCATCCGGAACTGAACGGCCTTGGCACCGGAGGCGGCGGCGAGAAAGTGCGGAGCGGCAACGGCGGCGCCCGCCACGCCTCGGCCTTCGAGGTAGTGCACATAGTTCGCGGCGAGTTCTGCCGTTGCGCCGAACTGCCGGAGCAGGCCGAACGACCACAGATGGAAGGCGTCGGGGCCGGCGGTCTGCACGAGCGGGATGTCGGCGATGATACGACGGGCGAGCGCATCGACCGGGTTACCCGGAGCGCGGCGCACCAGGTGTGCGCGAGCGACATCGAGGTCACGGTCACCGAAACCGGCGTCGAGAACCGCGGCGTCCACTTTGATCTGCTCGACGTACGGCAGCAGCACCTCGGCGTGCGGTTCCGGAGCGAGATTGAAGATGCCGTCGAAATCGGCCCCGGTGAGCTCGAAGTAGCCCCGATTGTGGAAGTACCCCATCACCTTGGCGTCGCGATCGATGAGGTTCGGCACGATGGTGGTCTTGGTGTGCTGATTGCGGTAGCTGGTCCCTGCGGTGTCGGGCAGCCAGAAGCCGTCGACCTCGACGGTGACGTGGATGCCGTCTTCCAGGCCTTCGACGACGTGCTCGAGCACCGGGCGCCACACGTTCATCTCGGCGACACCGATGCCGTACAGGGTGCGTAGGTCCTCGGGCGCGATCTTCACGAAGTCCCACTGTCGCCCGTCGCATCCGGCGCTCAGCACGAAAGCGAGAGCGGGGGTCGGATCGGCACAGAACGAATGCAGAACTTCGATCCACAGGTCGACGTAACAGTTGGTTTCGGTCCAGATGCGGTCGTGATTGTGTATCGGGTGCGGTCGGTAACTGATGGGGTCGAGTTCCAGGACTCGAAGGCTGGTCCCGAGCCTGTCCAGCACTGCATCGTTCGACATGAAGCCTCTCCTACCGGATCGAATGTCGGACGGTCCCCGAGCCGCATTTGTCCGTATTGCCTGTATCCAGGCCCCTAATTCTAACGAATCGGTTTGTTCTTCGCACTCGATCGGACGGTAGGATTGTTTTTGCCCGGACGAACTACCTGCGCGGCCACCACCTCGACAGCAGTGATTCCTGACCCCGATACCGGGGGCAATCACAGAGCGAGCAGTCGGTTCCGCGCCGGTAATGCTGGTGCGCAGCTTGTTCGTGATGGCACTTACACAATGGCTCTGAGCTGGGCACATGCCGAGTGTAGACAACACCTGACACATCCACGCCCAACTCGGGTTCGCATGAGGAGGCACACGCGCGATGCGCCGTTTTGCAACCAGCGCCGCGCTGGTCATCGGCTGGGCTCTGCTCGCAGCCGTAGTCGGAATGTTCCTCGTTCGCCAGATAGGTGTGACGGAGATCACTTTCGTTGCCTTCGTCGTCGGCGCTCCGTATCTCGGTATCGCTTCGATCGTCGCCGTGCTGTTGTTCGCCGCGGCGCGCTCGCGTATCGGATCGGCCGTCGCAGTACTGGTGACCATCGCGGTGGTCGGGGTTCAGGTGCCGATGTTCCTCGCGGACGGCCCGGACAACACCGGACCGGAACTGTCGGTCCTGACGATCAACGTGGCGCACGGTGACGCCGACGCCGCGTCCATCGTCGACGCGGTGCGCAGCAACGATGTCGACATTCTCGCTGTCCAGGAACTGACCCCGGAAGAGGTCACCGATCTACAGGCCGCGGGCATCGACGACCTTCTGCCGTTCTCCTTCACCGCTGCGCTCCCGGTCGCCGATGGCACCGGACTGTGGAGCCGCACCCCGCTGACCGACGGCACCCGCCTCGACAACTTCGGATTCGTACCGGTGCAGGCGAGAACCACCGTCGACGGGCAGGAGCTGACCGTCGTGTCCTTCCACGCCATGTCTCCTGCCACACCGCGCCACACCACCGAGTGGGATGCCGACCTGGCCCGGATGCGGTCGATCATGGACACCTACCAGGGCACTGTGCTGGTCGCCGGCGATTTCAACGCCACCAACGACCACCGGCAGTTCCGCACGCTGGCATCGTCCCCGTTCTCCGACGCGGCAGACGGGGCGGGTGCCGGCCTGTTCCGCACGTTCCCGTCGGAGCGTCCGCTCGCGCGCCTGGACCATGTGGTGACGAGTGAGAACGTCCGCGCCCGGTCGGTCGAGCCGTTGGCGATCCCGGACAGCGATCACCTGGCCGTTCTCGCGGAGTTGCAGCTGCCCTGAACTGGGCGGCCGCCGGCACCGGCTAGAAGCGGGGCAACTCGATCACCGGTGCGGGCGGAAGCTGGATCTGCGGCAACTGGATCTGCGGCAGGCCGGGGATCAGCGGAGCCGGGGCCGGCGCTGGAGCAGGCGCGGCGGGCGGCACGTATTCCGGCTCGGAGTACGTCCGAGCCGGAGCCTGAGCTGCCTCGGTGGTCGGCGGCACGGTGGTGGTGGGTGCTGCGGTGGTGGGCGGCACGGTGGTCCTCGGCGTCGTGGGCTCCGCAGTGGCGGGTGCGGTCGTCTCGGTCGGTGCACTCGTCGGCTCCGTGGAGCTGCCGCCGTACCCCAGGGACAACCCCAGTGCGGCGACTGCGACGAGACCGCCTGCGACCAGTACTGCGCCGCGCACCTTGCGCTTCGAGTCGGCGGGCTTGTCGGCTCCGGGCTCCGGGCTCAACCAGTCCGGAGCCCCGGTCAACGATGCGGGATCGGACGGAGACTGCCGAACGCCCGGCTGCGGGCCCGGTCGGCGCGGTGCGTCGGCCACCGGAGTCGCGAGCAGCGCCGCGCCGCGTGCGGCCACCGATTCCGGGTTCGCCGGGGTTACGACGGGGAGGCCGATCCACGCCGTGAGAATCGATTCGACCAGCGGGATGCGTGCTCCACCGCCGATGAGGAACAGCGCGTCGACGTGCTTGGGTGACCGACTGATCACGTCACGGACCAACCGTGCCGAGTACTCGATCGGAACGGTCACCAGAGACTCGAACGACTCGCGCGAGATCAGGATCACGCCGCCGTCACCGGGCAGGCAGACCGCGCCGCTGGTCGAGAGCTGCTCCTTGGCCACTCGGCATCGCGCGGTGAACTCGCTCAGTTCCTGGTTGTCGGCGATGTCGACGCCCTGCTTGGCGAGCTGGTTGTCCGAGATGAGCCGATCGAAATCGTCGCCGCTGATGTCGATGGTGCGCTCGGCGAGCAGGACCTGCCCGGTGCCGCGGTCGATGACACTGATCGTCAGTCCGGAGCTGCCGAGATCGTAGAGAGCGATGGTGCCGAAGTGTCCCAGTTCGCCCGACGCCTCGAGGTACTGCAACGCTGCTCGCGCCTCGGGAACCAGTCGGTAGTTGTAGAGCCGCTGACTCGCCATCGCCTGCTGGATCTCGCCGAACTGCTGCTGGTCTCGATACGCGACGCCCGTCGCTTGCACCGGTCCGCCGTCGCCCGGCTGCGAGAGCACGACGCCGATCGATTCGGCGGCCAATTCCTCCGCGCGGTCCCAGTAGGCGTCGACGGTGTCGTGGTGGAAGTCGAGCCGACCCGAATCCTGAGGGCGCGCGTCGGGACGAGCCATGCGCACGGCACTGGCTCCCACCGACACGCCGAGAACTTCGGTCATTACCCGCCTTCGGTCGACTTCCCCGTGAACACACGCCGAGACTCGATGTCACGAACGAGTCTCGATCCCCCTGCCAATGGCTCACTGTAGCGCGTCCCGCAGTGCACAGTGCAGCACCCGACCACAGCACTACAGTTGCGGGCATGCGCGTTCTGTTCGTCTGCACCGGGAACATCTGCCGATCGCCCACAGCCGAGCGACTTGCGGCTGCTTTCGCGCGCGAGGGCGGGTTCGAGCTGACCGCGAGCAGCGCCGGAACGCAGGGTTTGACCGGACATGCCATGGACCCGACGGCTGCGACGGTGGTGACGCAGCTCGGCGGCGACCCGGACGGTTTCGTCGCCCGACGCCTCACGCCTGCGATCGCTGCCGACGCCGACCTCGTTCTGACGATGACGGCGGCACACCGAGACGCCGTTCTCGCCCTTGCACCGCGACAGATGCGTCGCACCTTCACGCTGCTCGAGGCGGCCGGTCTCGCTGCCGCGTCGGGCGCGAGCACCGTCGCCACCCTGGCCGACGCACGGGCGGTGCACCGTGTCGACACACTCGACATCGGCGACCCGTATCGGCGTGATCACTCGGTGTACGAGCAGGCCGGGGAGTTGATCGCGGAGACGCTGCCTCATGTTCTGCGGTTGGCGACCCAGTGACCGTCCACCTCTCACCACTCCGCTCGCTGAGGTAACGTTCTCGCATCATTGCCGACCATCCGGGTCCGGCCACGGCGTTAGGGTCTGTGCATGCGCGACAAGGTCATCGCGTCGGCAGCAGTGGCGAGCGCCGGCGTGGCCGTCGCAGTGGGTTTGACCATCGGCGCTCTCGGTGGTGCGTTCGACGACTCGAGCGAGACCGTTCGTCCGCCGGCTCTGAAGTCGGACAGCCTGAGTTCGGTCGAGACGACACCGACCTCGACGATCGTCATCGTCCCGCCGTCGCCCACATGGCAGGTCGCGGTACCCACCACCGCTCGCCCCACGACGACGACTCCGGATCGGCCCGAGACCACGACGCGTAGTCCGCGCCGAACCCCGTCCTCGGACCGCACGACGACCACCACCTCGACGGAGGATTCGGACGACGAGAGCAGCACCACGGAACCCGAGTCGGACGCCGGGCCCTAGGCGCCGGCCTGGTGTCATCAGCCGGGCTTCGTCAACGCCGTGTTGTCACCGATTCGCAACGCGGCCACCAGTTCTCGGTAGAGCGAGTCGGTGTTCATGAGCTCGGAGTGCGTGCCTCTGGCGCGGACAACTCCGTCCTCCATCACGAGGATCGTGTCGGCGTCGAGCACGGTGGACAACCTGTGCGCGATGGTCACGACGGCCGAGTCGGTCGCGATCGATCGGATCACCTCGTGGATCGCCGCCTCGGTGCGGCCGTCGACCTGGGCGGTTGCCTCGTCGAGCAGAAGAATTTCCGGACGCCGAACGATGGCCCTGGCCAACGCAATTCGTTGACGCTGTCCACCGGAGACGGTCGATCCGATCAGGTCGGTGTCCAGCCCTTCGTCCAACGCACGGATCGCCGAGTCCAGATGCACCGATTCGAGCGCCGCCCAGATGTCGGCCTCGCTGGCCTCGGGATGGCTGAACAGCAGGTTCTCTCGAATCGAGCCGGGAAGAACCGGCGTCTCCTGTTCCACGTAGGACAACCGGGCTCGTACCTCGTCGATGGTCAGCTCGTCGTACGGGGTTCCGCCGAGCCTGATCTCGCCGGCCTCGGGCGTCAGGAAGCGCAGGATCAACGAGAAGACGCTGGTCTTGCCCGCCCCCGACGGTCCGACGATCGCGGTGTGTCCACGCGCGGGCACCTCGAGGTCCATCCCGCGCACGGCCGGCTCCCTACCCGGTGCGTATCGTGCTGTGACGCTGCGGAATTCGAGGGCCGGAGCGGGCGCACGGGTCTTCTCCGACCGGTTCGAAGCCGTCTCCCCTTTCTCGGTGACCAGGTCGTCGATCTGGCGAATACGGGCCGCCGCAGCCATACCGGCCTGCAGTGCGGTGATGTTCGTGGCCAGTGTGGACACCGGGCCCATCACCTGGAATGCGTACAGCAGAAACGCGATCAGGCTGGACACGGCCAGCGCTCCGGTACTGACGCGATAGCCGCCGAGGCCGAGGATTCCAATGATCGCCAACTGCACTCCGCCTCCGGCGAACGTCCATGCCAACGCGGAGATCTTGACCGCCCTGACGCTGTGCTGCGCGGAGATTCGCGCCTCGGAGATGACTCGCTCCGATTCGCGGGCCTCGGCCCTGCTGGACTTGACGGTCCGAATCGCCCGCAGCGTGCCGTCGAGAATTCCGCCGAGGCGGCCCACTGCCTCCTGGGATTGCCGCTGTGCGACGGCGATCGGAGGCATCAGGCGAGCGAACAGCACCGCGATCGCAATGATGGCCACGGCGATCGCGCCGAGCAGCACCAGATCCAGCACGGCCATGAGAATCAGTGCGCCGACGAGGCCGACCACACTGTTGACTATTGCCACCAACGCATTCGAGGTGGCCTCGCGTAGCAGAACGGTGTCGGAGGTGACCCGGGTGACGAGTTCTCCGGTGGGCCGGGTGCCCAGACTTCCGACGGTGGCACCGAAGTACTTGCGCACGATGGATTTACGGGCGTCCAGGACCACGCGTTCGGCCAGGACCCCCAGCACGATCCATTGCAGATACAGAACCAGTGAGCCCACCACCAGCAGACCGACCAGGATCAGCACTGGCATTATCAGAGACGAGTCGGTGCCGAGACCGTCGAGCACTCCTTTGGCGACCATCGGCGTCGCCAGGGCTGCTCCGGTGCCGATCAGACCGAGTGTCAGGCCGAGCGAGAGAGTCCGGCGGTGCGGGCGAACGAACTGCCACAGCACGCGCAGATTCGGGACCGTGATCTTCTTCTTCTCTGCCGTAGCGATCTGCACGTCGACCATGGCACCAGTGTGCCGGATCGGGCGGTGGGGTCTAGGTCGCGTTCCAGATCATGTGCACGGTCGTACCGTCCTGGTCCGAGGTGACGGCGGCGCTGTCGGCCAGCGCCCGCATCAGCGGCACACCACGCCCGCGGTTGGGATCGGAGTTGTGCGATGCCCAGTCCCCGCGATCGGTCACCCGCACTTCTATCCGACCCTCCGCGGCACATGTGACTCGAATGTCGAGTGTCCCGCGATCGGTGTGGTCTCGATACGCGTGCTCGACGCTGTTCGCTATCGCCTCGTACGTGGCCAGCACCACGTCGTACGCACGATCGGGGTCGACGCCCGCATTGCCCAACCAGTCACCGAGCTCACGACGAAGCTCCGACGCTCGATCCGCATCGGCAGGTTCACCGGTGAACAGCAGTTCTTCCATTCGCGCACCTGCCGTCGAGATCGAGCTGTCGGTACGTGAGTCGTCACCTCCGAAGAGAGTCGCCATCATGAATCCCGTCTACCCAAAAGTTCAGGATCTACCCGCATGAATTGCAACGAATGCTTCGTCGACCGTTGCATAGATTCCGAACACCTCGTCCAAACCGACGAGAGTGAGAGGCCGTCCGGTCGCCGGACCGTCCGCGACCACTGCAAACCCGGCCTCGCCGCCGAGCTGCTGATGCGTCGACGCCAGCAGGGACATGCCCGCGGAGGCGAGAAATCCCACATCACTGAGATCGATCACCACAGCCGTCGGCGATTTCTCGAGCACGAGAGCGACCGACTCGGACAGATCGGGAGCAGTCACCAGATCCAGTTCACCGGACACCGCCAGAACGACGTCCTGGTCACGCCATTCCACGATCACATCGAAGTGCTGGGGCCCGAGGCCCATGTCGTCCGCAGTCACACGAAGACTTTACCTCGCCTCCCCCTGGCGGACTTTCTCCCGATCGGCCGACCGACCCGACTCCCGTTAGGCTCGCTTCGGTGATCGAGGGACTGCACAGCGCGAACCGTCGCGAATCTCGTCGTCGTTCGGCCGGCGAATACGTCGCGGTCACGGTCGGCGGCGCGTTCGGTGCGGCGTTGCGGTACGAGGTCTGGACGTGGCGGGCATCGCCGAGGTGGCTGCTGGTGAGCACGTTCGGTGTGAACGTGTTCGGATGCCTCGTCGTCGGTGCGGCGTTGGGGTATCTGTGGGGCCGACCGGCTCCGGTTGCCCGTGCAACAGTGTTCGGGCTGGCGTGCGGGTTCACCACGTTCGGTCTGTACGCATTCCACGCCGTCACGCATCGTGGTGCATGGAATTCGGTTGTCTATCTGCTGGCCACACCGGTGGTGGCGCTCGTCGCGATGGCATTCGGCGCGGCGATCACGAGGCCGAGGACGGGCAGCGCTCGATGACGACGATGCTCCTGGTGGCCGCCGGAGGCGGACTCGCTGCGCTCGGGCAGTTCGTGTTCTCGCACGCGATCAGGTCTCGGCGACGGTTGTCCGCACTGAATCTGGTGGCGTGCGCGACCTTGGGACTGGTGTTCGCGCTCGATCCACCGGACCGGTTTCGTTCGCTCGTTGGCGTCGGATTTCTGGCCTCGGTGGCTCCGATGGCCACCGTGGTGCTGGCCACGCTTCGGCTCACTCGGGATCAGCAGTATCGCAGCGCTGCAACGTTCTTCGCGGCCAATGTGGTGGGCGGTATCGCCGCGGTGATGTTCGGGTTCCTGGCGTGGAAGTCCGGGATCACGCTCTATCACAAGATCGTCTGACTCGGATCCGTCAGTCGCTCGTCGAGTCCTCGCACGACCCCTGCAATCCGGCCTTGACGAATCCGGCGATCTGATAGAGGTAGGTGAATTCCCATTCGACGAGGGAGAAGTCGTAGGAGCGTGGCGTCGGACGCATGGTGACGGTGCCGTCGAAGCATCGATCGAAGATGTAGCGGGCGCGCGGTAGGTGATATCGCCAGGTGACGACGATGACGTGGTTCCACCCGCGTTCGCGGGCGAGTTCCTGGGTGAACATGGCCTCTCCGCGCGTGGTCGACGGCACCGGCGGGATACACAGCACCTCGAACTTCTGTGACGATGTGGCACACGCCTTCTTCATCGTCGAGTCACCGGATCCGTAGGGGTCGGAGAGCACAACCGTCTTCGCCAGACCCTGTTCGGCGAGCGAGATTCCGTAGGCCTCGCGGCCGTCGTGTTCACCGCCCAGTACGACGATCGCGTCGGCCGTGGTCAGCGGATCGACGCGAGCCTTGGTGAACGTGACGTATCCGCCGACACCGATCGCGGACACCAGGACAACAGGGATCGCGAAGGCGAGAAACAGCAGCAGGCGTCCGCGGAACACCTCCCCAGGTTAGGGAAGGCGCTCCGCGGGCGCGCGGTCAGCGACTCACATCACTCACTCGGCTGCGGAACCGTGACGTTGCAGTCGGTCACCTCGGGGTTGATACCGAAGTAGTTGAGCGGGCCTGCGACGACGGTCAGGGCGATGGTGCCTGCGCCCGCGCAGTTCTCCGGTGCGCTCTCGAAATCTCCACGCTGGTACGACGCGAATGCGCCGATGATCAACCAGACGAGAACGATCAGTGTTACGAACCTCATGGTGCCCCCTTAGGCGGTCAGCCGCCGTTCGGCTGTCGGGAGCCAGGTATGTCCGATTGTCGCAGTCTTCAAACTGTGCCTAGTCGTTCTGCCTGGCCAACGTCTGCGACAGGTAGTCGCTCAGTGCCTGTTCCTGGACGCGATCGAGGGCGCGGGCGAGTTCTGCCTGTGCCGATTTCATCGCCAGTGCGCGCATCTTCTCGAACATCTCGGTCGTCTCGGCCACCTCCCCCGATTTGGGGAGCCAGCCGGGACCGTGTTGGTTGATCAAGTGGTCGGTCACGCTGCCCACCATCGACTCGGCGATGGCGTTCATCTTCGAGGCGGTTCGTTCGTGTTGGTCGAGCAGTTGTTCCAGGGTGAAGCCGTACTGGCTCAGATCGACGAACACCTCGAGGAGGGTGGGGTCGAGAATCTCGCATTGGTCCCCGTCGATTCTGATCAGTTTCGCTTCGATCAGTCGGGCAACGATGTCGTCGTTGTCCTCGCCGAGAAATTGCGCGATCAGTTCGACGGGAATGATCGTGGTCTCGGCCGACGACCACTTGCGAGTCACGATTTCCTGCAGGCCCAGTATCTCTTCCAGGTCCTTGCCCTGCTCCCAGCCCGAGAGGAAATCCGCGATGTGCGCCGAGGTGAAACCCCGCTGGAGCAGCGAGTCGATCACTTTCAGTCGCGTCAGGTGATCGTCGTTGTAGATGCCGACTCGTCCTCGGAGCGTGGGCGGCGGCAGCAGACCGCGTTCCTGGTACGCCCGCACGTTGCGAGTGGTCGTCTTGGCCTCTCGGGCCAAGTCGTCGATTCGATACTCCACCGAGCTCCCTACCTCCGCCGCGCGTCGACCCACAGGATATACGTCGACAACGCGGCGGAAGGAGGATCGCAGTCCGAACGTCAGCACGTCGACGGGCTTGCTCCGGAGCAATTCACGACCGGACGACGGCCCGTGCCGGTTCGAGCGGCACGTCGACGCGGCGCGGAACGATGGTGAAGTCGTCCTGCTCGACGTGGCGGAGTTGATCGACGTACTGGGTGGCGAAGCCGGGGAACATGGTGGCGTTGAAGCCGTCCTCGGTGAGATACCAACTGCTGCAACCGGAATTCCAGGTCGTCTTGGCGAGTTTGCGCTGCATGTCCTCGTTGTACGCATCCTGGACGTCCTGGCGTACATCGGCGCTGTGCAGATTTCCCTCGAGCACGAGAGAGATCGCCTCGACGAGGTAATCGATCTGCGCCTCCATGTACACCAGCGCCGAACTGTGCCCCGGGCCGGAGTTGGGACCGAACGTGAAGTACATGTTCGGATAGCCCGATACCGCAATACTCTTGTACGCCTTGGCCCCTGCGCTCCACTCGTCGGCCAGCACCCGACCGTCGCGTCCGGTGATCGGTATGGGAGTCCCGGTATTCGAGACGTCGAATCCGGTGGCGAACACGATCGCGTCGAATTGGTGCTCGATTCCTTCCACGGTCCGAATTCCCTTGGGCGAGAGCGTCGCGATCGGCCAGGTCACCAGCGTGCAGTTCGGCTTCTGCAGCGCCGGGTAGTAGTCGCTGGTCATCAGCAGTCGCTTGCAGCCGGCCCGGAAGCGAGGTGTCAGCTGCCGCCTCAGCCAGGGATCGCGAACCTGACGGCGCAGATGGGCTCGCCCGACCGTTTCGACGATGCGTGTCAACGGGGTCTTCCACACGACACCGAGTGCGACGGATTCGTGACCCCAGAACCACAGCGACCGGGCCAGGGTCTGGGCCTGCGGGAACCGCGCGTACAGACGCTGCGTGCTGTTCCGCGTTCTCCGATTGACTCGGGGCAGCGTCCACCCGGGGGTGCGCTGGAACACCTTGACCGTATCGGCGATCTTCACCAGTTCGGGAACGATCTGCACGGCGCTCGCTCCGGTTCCGACGACGGCGATCTTCTTACCCGCGAAGTCGTAGTCGTGATCCCACCGAGCACTGTGAATCTTGCGCCCCTCGTAGGTGTCGATTCCGCGGATGTTCGGCAGGCTGGCGTTGGCGAGCGGCCCCGACGCCATGACCACGGTGCGTGCCCGAACATCGGCATGCCCGTCGATGCTCAGGTGCCAGTGCCCGGACGCCTCGTTCCAGATGATGTCGACGACGTTGTGCCCGAATCGAATACGCGACTCGATGTCGAACTCGTCGACCATCGTGTGGATGTAGTCGAGAATCTCGCTACTACCGGAGTAGGTGTGCGACCAGTTCGGATTGGGCGCAAAACTGTACGAGTACAACCGGGACGGGATGTCGCACGCCGCGCCCGGATAGGTGTTGTCGCGCCAGGTTCCGCCGACGGCGCTGCCGCGTTCGAGGATGACGAAGTTCTCGATACCTCTGCTGCGCAGTCGGATGGCGGAGCCGATTCCGGCGAAACCTGCACCGACGATCACCGCGTCGAGTACGGCTTCGCGCACGTCGAACTCGCTCATGCGACGGGCTCGTACGTCAGTTCCTTGGCCCAGGTCGGCTCGGAATTGAGTGTCCTGCTCGGGTATCGGCGAGTGAGCTTCACCAGCCCGTCCGCCAGGACGTGGTACGGGTGCTTGCGGTTGATCACGATGCTGCCGTGCCACTGCACGATGCGATACATCGGTACCCGCAAGGCCACCGGGCTGCGTTCCCCGACACTCTTGAATCGCTTCATCGCGGTGTACAGCCGCTCCTCGTCGACGCCCATCTCGACGATGTTGTCGCGCATCTTGTTCAGCAGCGGGATGTACCGCAGGGTGCCGACGATGAGGGCGGGGTTCATCCACGCCCCGACGGTGTCGACCAAGATCTTGCGCATCCGCGAATGACCGAGCAGTTCGATGACCGCGAAATCGACTGCCAGGTGGCGTGATTCGTCGGAGTTGATCTTCTTGAAGACCGCCTGACAGACCGGATCCTCGATCTCGTCCATGATGAATTTCACCAGC
This genomic window contains:
- a CDS encoding CrcB family protein, with amino-acid sequence MTTMLLVAAGGGLAALGQFVFSHAIRSRRRLSALNLVACATLGLVFALDPPDRFRSLVGVGFLASVAPMATVVLATLRLTRDQQYRSAATFFAANVVGGIAAVMFGFLAWKSGITLYHKIV
- a CDS encoding YdcF family protein; its protein translation is MFRGRLLLFLAFAIPVVLVSAIGVGGYVTFTKARVDPLTTADAIVVLGGEHDGREAYGISLAEQGLAKTVVLSDPYGSGDSTMKKACATSSQKFEVLCIPPVPSTTRGEAMFTQELARERGWNHVIVVTWRYHLPRARYIFDRCFDGTVTMRPTPRSYDFSLVEWEFTYLYQIAGFVKAGLQGSCEDSTSD
- a CDS encoding MerR family transcriptional regulator, which produces MEYRIDDLAREAKTTTRNVRAYQERGLLPPPTLRGRVGIYNDDHLTRLKVIDSLLQRGFTSAHIADFLSGWEQGKDLEEILGLQEIVTRKWSSAETTIIPVELIAQFLGEDNDDIVARLIEAKLIRIDGDQCEILDPTLLEVFVDLSQYGFTLEQLLDQHERTASKMNAIAESMVGSVTDHLINQHGPGWLPKSGEVAETTEMFEKMRALAMKSAQAELARALDRVQEQALSDYLSQTLARQND
- a CDS encoding flavin-containing monooxygenase — protein: MSEFDVREAVLDAVIVGAGFAGIGSAIRLRSRGIENFVILERGSAVGGTWRDNTYPGAACDIPSRLYSYSFAPNPNWSHTYSGSSEILDYIHTMVDEFDIESRIRFGHNVVDIIWNEASGHWHLSIDGHADVRARTVVMASGPLANASLPNIRGIDTYEGRKIHSARWDHDYDFAGKKIAVVGTGASAVQIVPELVKIADTVKVFQRTPGWTLPRVNRRTRNSTQRLYARFPQAQTLARSLWFWGHESVALGVVWKTPLTRIVETVGRAHLRRQVRDPWLRRQLTPRFRAGCKRLLMTSDYYPALQKPNCTLVTWPIATLSPKGIRTVEGIEHQFDAIVFATGFDVSNTGTPIPITGRDGRVLADEWSAGAKAYKSIAVSGYPNMYFTFGPNSGPGHSSALVYMEAQIDYLVEAISLVLEGNLHSADVRQDVQDAYNEDMQRKLAKTTWNSGCSSWYLTEDGFNATMFPGFATQYVDQLRHVEQDDFTIVPRRVDVPLEPARAVVRS